Proteins from a single region of Dyadobacter fanqingshengii:
- a CDS encoding MBL fold metallo-hydrolase RNA specificity domain-containing protein yields the protein MNIQFFGAARTVTGSKHLITTEKGTKILLDCGLFQGIQTDELNENFGFKPSVVDYLVLSHAHIDHSGLIPRLVKQGFSGPIYCTAATADLCRVMLLDSAHIQEKDLERINKRRQKQGRPLLDELYNTEDAVHALSLFKTVQYGQTFYLGADKEVAVVLTDAAHLLGSAAVHLTIPDAGTFKQVTFTGDIGRPEDRILRKPDVFPQADFIICESTYGDRLHETQTDMQGHLLEIVHETCVVRKGKLIIPAFAIDRTQELIYALDQLSSSGKLPQIPVYIDSPLAIRATKIMKEHDECFNPDILAYIEKDGDAFAFPYLKYISDVNESIALNDKDEPCIIISASGMAEAGRIKHHIKNNIGDARSTILLVGYASGNTLAGALKRGDKKVNIFGEQFDVICQVASMESFSGHGDYNEMLAFLACQTPERVKRVFLVHGEYETQVAFKLKLQATGFKDVHIPAQLENIEV from the coding sequence ATGAACATACAATTTTTTGGAGCCGCAAGGACCGTCACCGGAAGCAAGCATCTTATTACCACAGAAAAAGGAACGAAGATTTTGCTTGATTGTGGCCTGTTCCAAGGCATTCAGACAGACGAGCTCAACGAAAACTTTGGTTTCAAGCCTTCCGTTGTCGATTACCTGGTTTTGTCACACGCGCATATCGATCATTCGGGACTGATCCCGCGGTTGGTAAAGCAAGGATTTTCGGGACCGATTTACTGCACGGCTGCAACGGCTGATCTGTGCCGCGTAATGCTGCTGGATAGCGCCCATATTCAGGAAAAAGATTTGGAACGGATCAATAAGCGCAGACAAAAACAAGGCCGACCTTTGCTAGATGAGCTTTATAACACTGAGGACGCGGTTCATGCATTGAGTTTATTTAAAACGGTGCAGTACGGGCAGACTTTTTATTTGGGGGCGGATAAAGAAGTTGCGGTTGTGCTGACGGATGCCGCGCATCTTCTCGGCAGCGCTGCCGTTCACCTGACCATCCCGGACGCTGGTACATTTAAACAGGTAACATTTACAGGGGATATTGGTCGCCCGGAAGATCGGATTCTGCGAAAGCCTGACGTTTTTCCACAAGCAGATTTCATTATCTGCGAATCAACTTACGGCGATCGGCTACACGAGACGCAGACAGACATGCAGGGACATCTTTTGGAAATAGTTCACGAAACCTGTGTTGTCCGAAAGGGCAAGCTTATCATCCCCGCATTTGCCATTGACCGCACACAAGAGCTGATTTACGCGTTAGATCAGTTATCAAGCTCAGGGAAGCTTCCCCAGATTCCCGTATACATTGATAGTCCTCTGGCAATTCGGGCAACCAAAATTATGAAGGAGCATGATGAATGCTTCAATCCGGATATTCTAGCTTACATTGAAAAAGACGGTGATGCCTTTGCATTTCCTTATCTCAAATACATTTCAGATGTAAATGAATCCATAGCACTCAATGATAAAGATGAACCCTGCATCATTATCTCAGCATCGGGGATGGCGGAAGCAGGCCGAATAAAGCATCACATTAAAAACAACATTGGAGATGCGCGATCAACAATCTTGTTGGTTGGTTATGCCTCAGGAAACACACTCGCAGGAGCGTTGAAACGGGGCGATAAGAAAGTAAATATCTTCGGTGAGCAATTTGATGTGATTTGCCAGGTGGCTTCAATGGAATCGTTTTCTGGCCATGGAGATTACAATGAAATGCTGGCATTTCTTGCATGCCAGACCCCGGAACGGGTTAAACGGGTTTTTCTCGTGCATGGAGAATATGAGACGCAGGTTGCTTTCAAATTGAAATTACAAGCAACAGGTTTTAAAGACGTCCATATCCCAGCGCAGCTCGAAAACATCGAAGTGTAA
- a CDS encoding glycogen synthase — protein sequence MEPFVKTTKKNVLFEIAWEVCNQVGGIYTVIRTKVPAMVEKWEDNYFLLGPYFEKKASSEFEIIDDLEDSPAGRVVKRLRDMGYHVFYGYWLVTGKPRVILFDLESIAHELDTIKFNLWERSRIPTINVEPLVNQTLCFGEFVRLFLKEYAEENAKREEIYAQFHEWMASSGLPDLKRDNVKIATTFTTHATMLGRYLAQNVSGFYSKLPFFDWEQEAKNYGILAQCSVERQAALSAHVLTTVSDVTARECEVFLGRMPDLVTPNGLNVVRFQAVHEFQNLHLKHKERIHEFVLGHFFPSYSFDLDKTLYFFTSGRYEYSNKGYDLTLEALARLNWKMVQANMDTTVVMFIVTKQPYSSVNPDVLQSRAVLNELQETCRAIEKDVGEKLFLAAASGTDHKMPDLNNFVDEYWRLRLRRTIQSWKTDKLPAFVTHDLKAEDGITEFCKTANLVNNERDRVKIVYHPDFISSTNPLFGLDYGQFVRGCHLGVFPSYYEPWGYTPLECVVRGVPTVTSDLSGFGDYIMQIMRDYENRGIYVINRKSQTFTQAADQLADILFKFVRMQRRDRIMQRNRVENISDVFDWMNLRSYYDTAHDLAAKRRKP from the coding sequence TTGGAACCATTTGTCAAAACCACTAAGAAAAACGTCCTGTTTGAAATTGCATGGGAGGTTTGTAATCAAGTTGGAGGAATTTATACTGTAATACGGACCAAGGTCCCCGCAATGGTAGAAAAGTGGGAAGATAACTACTTTTTATTAGGCCCCTATTTCGAGAAAAAAGCGTCATCCGAATTTGAAATAATTGATGATTTGGAGGATTCTCCCGCCGGCCGTGTCGTAAAGCGATTGCGTGACATGGGTTACCACGTTTTTTACGGCTACTGGCTGGTTACGGGCAAGCCGCGCGTGATCCTTTTTGATCTGGAAAGCATTGCGCATGAGCTTGATACCATTAAATTTAATTTGTGGGAACGAAGCCGCATTCCCACGATCAATGTGGAGCCGCTGGTTAATCAGACGCTTTGCTTCGGGGAATTTGTTCGGTTATTTTTAAAAGAATATGCCGAGGAAAATGCCAAGCGGGAAGAAATTTATGCCCAGTTCCACGAGTGGATGGCCAGCAGCGGTCTGCCCGATCTGAAACGTGATAATGTCAAAATTGCCACTACATTTACCACCCACGCAACTATGCTGGGGCGTTATCTAGCACAAAATGTAAGCGGATTTTACAGCAAGCTTCCTTTTTTCGACTGGGAGCAGGAGGCGAAAAACTACGGGATTCTGGCGCAATGTTCTGTTGAAAGACAGGCCGCATTAAGCGCACATGTGCTTACGACCGTAAGTGATGTTACTGCACGTGAATGCGAGGTTTTCCTTGGCAGAATGCCTGATCTGGTCACGCCGAATGGTCTGAATGTTGTGCGTTTCCAGGCTGTCCATGAATTTCAAAATCTGCATTTAAAGCACAAAGAGCGCATTCATGAATTTGTGCTAGGGCATTTCTTCCCAAGCTATTCCTTCGATCTTGATAAAACGCTTTACTTTTTTACCTCCGGCCGTTACGAATACAGTAATAAGGGCTACGATCTGACGCTGGAAGCGTTGGCCAGATTAAACTGGAAAATGGTTCAGGCTAATATGGACACGACGGTTGTCATGTTTATTGTAACCAAACAGCCTTATTCTTCGGTTAATCCGGATGTTTTGCAATCGCGCGCTGTATTGAATGAATTACAGGAAACCTGCCGCGCCATTGAGAAGGATGTTGGTGAAAAGCTTTTTCTGGCTGCCGCATCCGGAACAGATCACAAAATGCCCGATTTAAACAATTTTGTTGACGAGTATTGGAGGTTAAGACTTAGGAGAACCATTCAAAGCTGGAAAACAGACAAACTGCCTGCTTTCGTAACCCATGATTTGAAAGCGGAAGACGGCATTACTGAATTTTGTAAAACCGCAAATCTCGTTAACAATGAGCGTGACCGCGTAAAAATCGTTTACCACCCGGATTTCATTTCCTCAACAAATCCGCTTTTCGGGCTTGATTACGGTCAATTCGTAAGAGGTTGTCACTTAGGTGTTTTCCCAAGTTATTACGAACCGTGGGGTTATACACCATTGGAATGTGTTGTTCGCGGCGTCCCGACTGTAACGAGCGACCTTTCTGGTTTCGGGGATTACATCATGCAGATCATGCGGGATTACGAAAACCGCGGCATTTATGTGATCAACAGAAAATCACAAACATTCACACAAGCAGCCGACCAGCTTGCCGATATCCTATTCAAATTCGTAAGAATGCAACGCCGCGACCGCATCATGCAGCGTAACCGCGTCGAAAACATTTCCGACGTGTTCGATTGGATGAATTTAAGATCCTATTACGACACGGCGCACGATTTGGCTGCGAAAAGACGGAAGCCGTGA
- a CDS encoding NADH-quinone oxidoreductase subunit D: MSNTIQYEYKPEYLAVSVPTKYKYENLRREEMVLNMGPQHPSTHGVLRLEVVTDGEIIVDVIPHVGYLHRCFEKHAESLPFNQIIPYVDRMDYVAAMNSEHAYVMGVERMLGIENDIPKRIEYIRVVVAELNRLASHFVALGTYAMDIGAYTPFLWMMRDREQILRLLEWTCGARMLYNYIWIGGLFYDLPVGFEERCQEFIKYLKPKLTELQQLVVDNKIFIQRTANVGVLPLPVAINYGCTGPMLRGSGLRYDLRKVDGYSVYSELDFEIPIGEGKMGTTGDCWDRTWVRVLECWESVKMIEQSLEQLTGNYKRTRDFDPQAIVPKKIRPKAMDFYVRGESPKGELGFFFRTDGRSDIPFRCKARSCCFHNLSVIGEITKGSLLADLVAVIGSIDVVMGEVDR; encoded by the coding sequence ATGAGCAATACTATCCAATACGAATATAAACCCGAATATCTGGCCGTTTCGGTCCCTACGAAATACAAGTACGAAAATCTTCGTAGAGAGGAAATGGTTTTGAATATGGGTCCGCAACATCCTAGTACACACGGGGTTCTGCGACTGGAAGTGGTGACAGACGGTGAAATCATTGTTGACGTTATCCCGCATGTGGGTTACCTGCACAGATGCTTTGAGAAACATGCGGAATCACTGCCTTTCAATCAGATTATCCCTTACGTGGATCGTATGGATTACGTCGCGGCCATGAATTCGGAGCATGCATATGTGATGGGGGTGGAAAGAATGCTGGGCATTGAAAATGATATCCCAAAACGCATTGAATACATTCGCGTGGTCGTCGCGGAATTGAACCGGCTGGCCTCACATTTCGTAGCATTAGGGACTTACGCCATGGACATCGGAGCTTATACGCCGTTCCTGTGGATGATGCGTGACCGGGAACAGATCCTCCGCTTGCTGGAATGGACTTGCGGTGCAAGAATGCTCTATAATTACATTTGGATAGGGGGTTTATTCTACGATTTACCTGTTGGTTTTGAAGAGCGTTGCCAGGAATTTATCAAATATCTGAAACCCAAGTTAACAGAGTTACAGCAACTTGTAGTCGACAATAAAATTTTTATCCAACGCACAGCGAATGTTGGTGTGCTGCCATTGCCGGTTGCTATCAATTACGGTTGCACAGGCCCAATGCTGCGCGGCTCAGGCTTGCGTTACGATCTCCGAAAAGTGGACGGTTACTCCGTTTATTCCGAACTGGATTTTGAAATTCCCATTGGAGAAGGGAAAATGGGAACAACCGGCGACTGCTGGGATCGTACATGGGTGCGTGTATTGGAATGTTGGGAATCGGTGAAAATGATTGAGCAAAGTCTCGAACAGCTTACCGGAAATTACAAACGAACCCGTGATTTTGATCCGCAGGCCATTGTACCCAAGAAAATACGGCCAAAAGCAATGGATTTTTACGTTCGGGGCGAAAGTCCAAAAGGTGAACTGGGCTTCTTTTTCAGGACCGATGGCCGTTCCGATATTCCCTTTCGCTGCAAAGCCAGATCCTGTTGTTTCCATAATCTGTCTGTGATTGGTGAAATCACAAAAGGGTCGTTACTAGCCGACTTAGTGGCTGTTATCGGTTCTATTGATGTTGTAATGGGAGAGGTGGACAGGTAG
- a CDS encoding glycoside hydrolase family 10 protein encodes MESCIAQSAETEEIFPPKREFRAVWIATVDNIDWPSSKNLVPGEQQQEFSALLDFHKKVGMNAVFVQVRAAGDAFYAKSAEPWSEWLTGRQGRQPDPMWDPLDFMVSEAHKRGLEFHAWLNLNRLVHKSSTSVSAENISKIHPEWILSYDGYKLFNFGIPEVRQFITDMTVNVAKNYDVDGIHFDDYFYPYAAPGQVIQDEATFQKYGEGFANKADWRRHNIDLLVKQIHDGLEAVKPRMKFGISPFGVWRNKDRDAEGSKTFGALASYDDLFADSRRWIKEGWIDYIAPQVYFSSGFSRVPYKNLVDWWTENSYERHLYIGMGAYRVGYKDKDKHWSNPLEIPNQVRYFRESETDGAIFFSSRSLRANSLGFVDSLRGNFFRYPSLVPTMPWKDRIAPLSPRSLKATLLLKGIELTWERPEAASDGDRAWYYVIYRFAPEEKPTAHDPRRILGMCYEGEKFIDLTAESGKRYIYYVTAVDRLHNEGRPIGPLKVEVHDQKLVRF; translated from the coding sequence ATGGAAAGTTGCATTGCTCAAAGTGCCGAAACTGAAGAAATTTTCCCTCCTAAAAGGGAATTCAGGGCAGTTTGGATAGCTACTGTTGATAATATTGATTGGCCTAGCAGCAAAAATCTCGTACCAGGAGAACAGCAGCAGGAGTTTTCAGCACTGCTGGATTTTCATAAAAAAGTAGGAATGAATGCCGTATTCGTTCAGGTCCGCGCGGCCGGCGATGCGTTCTATGCCAAAAGCGCTGAACCCTGGTCGGAATGGTTAACCGGGCGGCAGGGCAGGCAGCCGGACCCCATGTGGGACCCATTGGATTTTATGGTCAGTGAAGCACACAAGCGGGGCCTTGAATTTCATGCATGGCTTAACCTGAATCGCTTGGTTCACAAATCTTCTACCAGCGTTTCGGCTGAAAATATCAGTAAGATACACCCGGAGTGGATCCTGAGTTACGACGGTTATAAGCTGTTCAATTTCGGAATTCCGGAAGTAAGGCAGTTCATCACGGATATGACCGTCAATGTTGCCAAAAATTACGATGTGGATGGAATCCACTTTGACGATTATTTTTATCCATACGCGGCTCCGGGACAGGTTATTCAGGATGAAGCAACATTTCAAAAATATGGAGAAGGTTTTGCCAACAAGGCTGATTGGAGGAGGCATAACATTGATTTATTGGTCAAGCAAATTCACGATGGGCTCGAAGCGGTAAAGCCTCGCATGAAATTTGGCATCAGCCCCTTTGGTGTCTGGAGAAATAAAGACCGGGATGCGGAAGGATCGAAAACTTTTGGCGCATTAGCTTCCTATGATGACCTTTTTGCGGATAGCAGGCGATGGATTAAGGAAGGCTGGATTGATTACATTGCGCCGCAGGTTTACTTTTCCTCGGGATTTTCTCGCGTTCCTTACAAAAATCTGGTCGATTGGTGGACGGAGAATTCATATGAACGACATCTATATATAGGAATGGGCGCTTATCGGGTCGGTTATAAGGATAAAGACAAACATTGGTCTAATCCGCTCGAAATACCCAATCAGGTTCGTTATTTCAGAGAGAGTGAAACGGATGGGGCTATCTTTTTCAGTTCGCGCTCGTTGCGTGCAAACAGCCTAGGCTTTGTGGATTCGCTTCGGGGTAATTTTTTCCGCTATCCTTCCCTGGTGCCGACTATGCCATGGAAAGACCGGATTGCACCATTATCGCCAAGAAGTCTGAAAGCAACATTATTATTAAAAGGCATTGAGCTAACCTGGGAACGGCCGGAAGCTGCCTCCGATGGTGACAGGGCGTGGTATTACGTTATTTATCGGTTTGCGCCTGAAGAAAAACCCACAGCACATGATCCCAGACGCATTCTTGGCATGTGTTATGAGGGAGAGAAATTTATCGATTTGACGGCTGAGTCAGGAAAGCGTTACATATATTATGTAACGGCGGTTGATAGGCTGCATAATGAGGGGCGACCCATTGGGCCATTGAAAGTGGAAGTCCATGATCAAAAGCTTGTGAGATTCTAA
- the plsY gene encoding glycerol-3-phosphate 1-O-acyltransferase PlsY, which translates to MSIALLITTIIAAYLLGSIPSSVWYGIGYFGIDVRKHGSGNAGATNTFRVLGKRAGTVVMLIDVLKGWTATCLASMLFYMNEIGETELLMYKILFGIIAIIGHIFPVFVRFKGGKGIATLLGMVLAIHPELASVCITIFILTLLASQYVSLSSILATLAFPVLSWVGVFGHPEPLLIVFGFTMFVLVVFTHQKNIVRLVNGNENRVNLFSKKSGNRK; encoded by the coding sequence ATGAGTATTGCCTTATTAATAACTACGATTATCGCTGCCTATTTGTTAGGATCAATCCCGAGTTCAGTTTGGTACGGAATAGGATATTTTGGAATTGATGTAAGGAAACACGGCAGCGGAAATGCCGGCGCTACGAATACTTTCAGGGTTTTGGGAAAGCGCGCTGGAACCGTCGTCATGTTAATTGATGTATTGAAAGGCTGGACTGCTACATGCCTTGCTTCCATGCTTTTTTACATGAATGAAATCGGTGAGACCGAATTATTAATGTACAAGATTTTATTCGGCATCATTGCGATAATCGGCCATATTTTCCCTGTTTTTGTTCGCTTTAAGGGCGGAAAAGGAATTGCAACATTGTTGGGTATGGTGCTTGCCATTCATCCTGAACTTGCTTCTGTTTGCATCACCATATTTATTCTGACACTACTTGCTTCGCAATATGTTTCGCTGAGTTCCATACTGGCTACACTGGCGTTTCCTGTGCTTTCGTGGGTTGGCGTTTTTGGCCATCCTGAGCCGCTGCTGATCGTTTTCGGTTTCACCATGTTTGTTCTTGTTGTCTTTACGCACCAGAAAAACATTGTTAGACTAGTGAATGGAAATGAGAACAGGGTTAATCTTTTTTCTAAAAAATCAGGAAATCGCAAATAA
- a CDS encoding tetratricopeptide repeat protein has protein sequence MKSLIIHTATYCFLTVASLQFASAQLYSSAELDKNYDMILKNPSVQIESTEAINMLYNYKFAEADTEFRWLKYRYPKHPMPHFLMGLAEWWKIVPNTENESHDKAFLAQMDSTINLAEKLYDKEKNKVESAFFLAAAYAFKGRLYAERESWTKAAFAGKKSLKYFEECKGNGDLTPELLFGDGLYNYYAEWVPKEYPILKPVMSLFPKGNKKLGEQQLEKVGNNAFYTRVEARYFLLQIYSMENEYGKAYEMAKYMWQTYPNNPYFERYFCRTAFVTGKMVEAEKAAQNIIEKISSGMPGYEGVSGRNAAYVLAYYNMTYHKNYDLAANYYQKAIDYSTQTNSLNAGYYVSSLIGLGKIAEIKKDYDEALRFYKQAADKADKKTSQDREAKTAIANLKKMKRDQRRKR, from the coding sequence ATGAAAAGTTTAATAATCCATACTGCCACATACTGTTTCTTGACCGTTGCTTCCCTTCAATTTGCATCAGCTCAATTGTATTCTTCCGCCGAACTGGACAAGAATTACGATATGATCCTGAAAAACCCAAGCGTGCAAATTGAGTCTACGGAAGCAATTAATATGCTTTATAATTACAAGTTTGCGGAAGCAGACACGGAATTTCGCTGGCTTAAATATCGATATCCAAAACACCCGATGCCCCATTTTCTGATGGGACTGGCCGAATGGTGGAAAATTGTGCCTAATACAGAAAACGAATCGCATGACAAGGCCTTCCTTGCGCAAATGGATTCAACCATCAATCTGGCTGAAAAGCTGTACGATAAGGAAAAAAATAAAGTAGAATCCGCATTTTTCCTGGCTGCAGCGTATGCATTTAAAGGAAGATTGTATGCAGAGAGGGAAAGCTGGACGAAAGCAGCATTTGCCGGAAAAAAATCATTAAAATATTTTGAAGAATGCAAAGGAAATGGCGATCTGACACCTGAGCTGCTTTTCGGTGACGGGCTTTACAATTATTATGCAGAATGGGTGCCGAAGGAGTATCCTATTTTGAAGCCGGTAATGTCGCTTTTTCCAAAAGGGAATAAGAAACTAGGGGAGCAGCAACTTGAAAAAGTAGGAAACAATGCGTTCTACACACGCGTGGAAGCAAGATATTTTTTATTGCAGATTTATAGCATGGAGAATGAATACGGCAAGGCTTATGAAATGGCGAAATACATGTGGCAAACGTATCCTAATAACCCATATTTCGAACGATATTTTTGTCGGACTGCATTTGTGACCGGAAAAATGGTAGAAGCAGAAAAGGCAGCGCAGAACATTATTGAGAAAATAAGCAGTGGAATGCCAGGATATGAAGGTGTCAGTGGGAGAAATGCCGCTTACGTGCTTGCCTATTATAATATGACCTACCACAAAAATTATGATCTGGCTGCTAATTATTATCAAAAAGCCATTGATTACTCAACCCAAACCAACTCTTTAAACGCTGGTTACTACGTTTCATCATTGATTGGATTGGGTAAAATAGCCGAAATCAAAAAGGATTACGACGAAGCGCTGCGCTTTTATAAGCAAGCAGCTGACAAGGCCGACAAGAAAACAAGTCAGGATAGGGAAGCAAAAACCGCCATTGCTAACTTGAAAAAAATGAAGCGGGACCAGCGGAGAAAAAGATGA
- a CDS encoding dipeptidase, producing MREMLSYINENRERFLNELLDLLRIPSVSADSKFKPDMLNAAEFVRDRISEAGADRAEIFETAGHPVVYGEKMIDASLPTVLIYGHYDVQPADPFELWNSPPFEPVIKNERIYARGSCDDKGQFYMHIKALETMLATENLTCNVKIMIEGEEEIGSSNLGSFVSAHKEMLRCDTILISDTSIIANDVPSIETGLRGLTYVEVEVVGANRDLHSGVYGGGVANPINVLCEMIASLKDENGHITIPGFYDNVEDLTADQRAALNAAPFDLEEYKKDLQIDDIMGETGYSTIERTSVRPTLDVNGIWGGYIGEGAKTVLPSKANAKISMRLVPHQTDDEILAIFTKHFESIAPASVRVKVTPHHGGLPYVTPTDSLEYKAAEMAMEESFGKKPIPTRGGGSIPIVALFEQELGCKSILMGFGLDIDALHSPNESYGLFNYYKGIETIPLFFKHYAALKNPAKS from the coding sequence ATCCGAGAAATGCTTAGTTATATCAATGAAAACCGCGAACGATTTTTAAACGAACTTTTGGATTTGCTGCGCATTCCGTCTGTGAGTGCCGATTCCAAATTCAAGCCGGATATGCTCAACGCGGCCGAGTTTGTGCGTGACCGGATTTCAGAAGCGGGTGCTGATCGTGCCGAAATTTTTGAAACAGCCGGACACCCGGTTGTTTATGGTGAAAAAATGATTGATGCTTCACTTCCTACTGTCCTTATTTACGGACATTATGACGTTCAACCAGCAGATCCTTTCGAGCTCTGGAATTCGCCACCTTTTGAGCCTGTAATTAAAAACGAGCGGATTTACGCAAGAGGTTCTTGTGATGATAAAGGCCAGTTTTATATGCACATTAAAGCATTGGAAACCATGCTGGCGACTGAAAATCTGACTTGTAATGTTAAGATCATGATCGAAGGCGAGGAAGAAATCGGTTCGTCCAATCTCGGCTCGTTTGTAAGCGCCCACAAGGAAATGCTGAGATGCGACACGATACTGATCTCCGACACAAGCATTATCGCCAACGACGTGCCCTCTATCGAAACCGGGCTTCGCGGTCTGACATATGTGGAAGTGGAAGTGGTGGGAGCCAATCGGGATCTGCATTCAGGCGTTTACGGAGGTGGCGTGGCAAACCCTATCAATGTGTTATGCGAAATGATTGCGTCCCTGAAAGACGAGAACGGACACATTACAATTCCGGGCTTTTACGACAATGTTGAAGACCTCACGGCGGACCAACGTGCAGCCTTAAACGCAGCGCCTTTTGATTTGGAAGAATATAAAAAGGATCTTCAAATTGATGATATCATGGGCGAAACAGGTTACTCGACCATTGAACGAACCTCTGTCAGACCAACTCTGGATGTAAACGGAATTTGGGGTGGGTACATTGGTGAAGGTGCAAAAACAGTGCTTCCTTCAAAAGCCAATGCTAAAATTTCCATGCGCCTTGTTCCGCATCAGACCGATGACGAGATCCTTGCAATCTTCACCAAACATTTCGAATCGATTGCGCCAGCATCTGTAAGGGTGAAAGTAACACCGCATCACGGCGGTTTGCCTTACGTGACACCGACGGACTCTTTGGAATACAAAGCGGCAGAAATGGCAATGGAAGAATCGTTTGGCAAAAAACCAATTCCCACGCGCGGCGGCGGAAGCATTCCGATTGTAGCATTATTTGAGCAGGAATTGGGTTGCAAGAGCATTCTAATGGGCTTTGGCCTTGATATAGATGCGCTGCATTCTCCTAATGAGAGCTATGGTCTTTTTAATTATTACAAGGGAATTGAGACAATTCCGCTGTTTTTTAAACATTATGCAGCATTAAAAAACCCAGCTAAGTCTTAG
- the prmA gene encoding 50S ribosomal protein L11 methyltransferase, producing the protein MNYIEVDLKVDPDFSEILMAELGEAGFESFVETDEGLLAYIQENDFDEQNLHDLTAKYLELTTIAATWKSLERRNWNEEWEKSYEPIEVGDQIRVRATFHEPDPAFKYDLLIQPKMSFGTGHHETTWLVMNEQLSLPHTGLSVMDVGCGTGILSILAAKLGAAQLLGFDIDEWAVENTKENFSMNNLDSGAEVFQGTITEVPEEKMFGGILANINRNILLSEMPAYVKHLQPGGWLVTSGFYETDQADIEQCALENGLTKINSNTRNQWSCVVFKS; encoded by the coding sequence ATGAATTACATAGAAGTAGATCTAAAAGTAGACCCTGATTTTTCGGAAATATTGATGGCGGAGCTGGGCGAGGCTGGGTTTGAGTCTTTTGTAGAGACGGACGAGGGGCTTTTGGCTTATATTCAAGAAAATGATTTTGATGAGCAAAACTTGCATGATCTCACTGCCAAATACCTGGAATTAACGACAATAGCGGCCACATGGAAATCGTTAGAAAGAAGAAATTGGAATGAGGAGTGGGAAAAAAGCTACGAGCCAATAGAAGTTGGTGACCAGATCCGGGTGAGGGCCACTTTTCACGAGCCGGACCCTGCATTTAAATACGATTTGCTGATCCAACCGAAAATGTCTTTTGGCACAGGACATCACGAAACAACGTGGCTAGTCATGAATGAGCAGCTGAGTTTGCCGCATACCGGATTGTCAGTAATGGATGTGGGCTGCGGAACGGGAATTCTGTCAATTCTGGCTGCTAAATTAGGCGCAGCACAATTGCTGGGCTTTGATATTGATGAATGGGCTGTTGAAAATACTAAGGAGAATTTTTCAATGAATAACCTGGATTCCGGAGCAGAGGTTTTTCAGGGAACAATTACAGAAGTGCCTGAGGAAAAAATGTTTGGCGGCATCCTGGCGAACATTAACAGAAATATATTGTTAAGCGAAATGCCCGCTTATGTAAAGCATTTGCAGCCCGGCGGCTGGCTGGTCACAAGCGGATTTTACGAAACGGATCAGGCTGACATTGAGCAATGTGCACTTGAAAATGGGTTGACAAAAATCAATTCCAATACACGCAATCAATGGTCCTGTGTTGTATTTAAAAGTTGA
- the hpt gene encoding hypoxanthine phosphoribosyltransferase: MINILDKKFVPLISREVIENRIAAIASEIANDYKGRCPLFIVVLNGAFLFASELVKRIPLSCEITFIKLASYSKTQSTGLVREIIGLNDDIAGRDVIIIEDIVDTGLTMAQLLSQINDLSPASVAIASLLHKPEALQTEIDIRYTGFNIENNFVVGYGLDYDGIGRNLDAIYVLA, encoded by the coding sequence ATGATCAATATTCTTGATAAAAAATTCGTCCCGCTTATTTCTAGGGAAGTTATAGAAAATCGCATTGCTGCTATTGCCTCTGAAATTGCGAATGATTACAAAGGTCGCTGTCCGCTTTTTATCGTTGTTTTAAACGGCGCATTTCTTTTCGCGAGTGAATTAGTTAAAAGGATTCCGCTTTCGTGTGAAATTACATTTATTAAGCTGGCTTCGTACAGCAAAACCCAGTCAACAGGTTTGGTGAGGGAAATTATTGGTCTCAATGATGATATTGCAGGCCGGGACGTCATTATTATCGAAGACATTGTTGACACCGGGCTTACAATGGCTCAACTATTAAGCCAGATCAACGATCTTAGTCCAGCCTCTGTTGCGATAGCAAGTCTGTTGCACAAACCGGAAGCGCTTCAAACAGAAATAGACATTCGCTACACGGGTTTCAATATTGAAAATAATTTTGTTGTTGGTTACGGGCTGGATTATGATGGCATAGGCCGAAATCTGGACGCAATATATGTTTTAGCTTGA